Proteins found in one Triticum urartu cultivar G1812 chromosome 4, Tu2.1, whole genome shotgun sequence genomic segment:
- the LOC125554218 gene encoding BURP domain-containing protein 4-like, translated as MAIKLIVVAFFLLVLAFADSSDREENGFGESAYAVHWDPPSQEKGFGASAYKVDWNPPSKEKGFGASAYKVDWNPPSKKGFGASAYKVDWNPPSKEKGFGASAYKVDWNPEDTHSKEKDFGESAYKVTWSPEDAHSGFGASAYKVSWSPDGAPSEKGFGSSAYAVHCDPDHPPSEKTSFDASAYAGHWDPNHAHSPSSIPEAPTKHKHIKVQTGMLFLKKNLHIGTTLPKGTMFARDGAPKSVHFASTPLESKYLATILSHFMIPHGSTKAKQVADTLRSCGKPVDKEDPHMCFSSREAMSRFATRELGVSGARAAITRIHGNETPSSMYIVEQITQLNNNVVPCHPMDFPYEVFYCHRPKEVQSLGVQIKGLKDGMPRVTAIAMCHMNTFNWDTQYFELLDGKRGEPICHYMPTNYIMFY; from the exons ATGGCGATCAAGCTTATAGTAGTAGCGTTTTTCTTGCTTGTCCTGGCCTTTGCTGACTCCAGCGATAGGG AAGAAAACGGTTTTGGTGAAAGTGCTTATGCGGTGCATTGGGATCCTCCTTCTC AAGAAAAAGGTTTTGGGGCAAGTGCTTATAAGGTGGACTGGAACCCACCTTCGA AAGAAAAAGGTTTTGGGGCAAGTGCTTATAAGGTGGATTGGAACCCACCTTCGA AAAAAGGTTTTGGGGCAAGTGCTTATAAGGTGGATTGGAACCCACCTTCGA AAGAAAAAGGTTTTGGGGCAAGTGCTTATAAGGTGGATTGGAACCCAGAAGATACACATTCCA AAGAAAAAGATTTCGGCGAAAGTGCTTACAAGGTGACTTGGAGCCCAGAAGATGCACATTCCG GTTTTGGGGCAAGCGCTTATAAGGTCTCTTGGAGTCCAGATGGTGCACCTTCTG AGAAAGGATTTGGTTCAAGTGCTTATGCGGTACATTGTGATCCAGATCATCCACCTTCTG AAAAAACCAGTTTTGATGCAAGTGCTTATGCGGGACATTGGGATCCAAATCATGCACACTCTC CTTCCTCCATTCCTGAAGCACCAACAAAACACAAGCATATAAAAGTTCAAACCGGCATGTTATTCCTGAAGAAGAATCTGCACATCGGCACTACACTTCCTAAAGGAACCATGTTTGCACGAGATGGTGCACCAAAGTCTGTTCATTTTGCCTCTACTCCATTGGAGTCAAAGTACTTGGCAACCATCCTTTCACATTTCATGATACCTCATGGCTCGACCAAGGCAAAGCAGGTAGCTGACACCCTTCGTTCATGCGGCAAACCGGTTGACAAGGAGGATCCTCACATGTGCTTCTCATCCCGTGAAGCAATGTCAAGGTTCGCCACCAGAGAATTAGGGGTCAGCGGCGCACGAGCAGCCATTACAAGGATTCATGGGAATGAGACCCCCAGCTCCATGTACATTGTGGAACAGATCACCCAACTCAACAATAACGTGGTGCCATGCCATCCTATGGATTTTCCATATGAGGTATTTTATTGCCATCGGCCGAAAGAGGTGCAGTCTTTGGGGGTGCAAATCAAGGGTTTGAAAGATGGCATGCCGCGCGTGACGGCAATAGCCATGTGTCACATGAACACATTTAATTGGGACACCCAGTACTTTGAGCTATTAGACGGAAAGCGTGGTGAACCTATTTGTCACTACATGCCTACCAATTACATCATGTTTTATTAG